The proteins below are encoded in one region of Ferruginibacter lapsinanis:
- a CDS encoding CPBP family intramembrane glutamic endopeptidase: MQYKSIKGYTGAAQLGILLAFVGAGLLLAGAVQTYFGYRAIGTSSVPFSQLGDAMLKALMKPENAVYMQLSQIFGTFFLMFVPSAGFILLCHKKISWAGFTKHFNLFQIVLAFIIILCTTLFANPFADMSKAVFAHFPHWDMLAKNAEKMYNDAVASMSGLNTWPQFFVGMFIVAFLPALFEELFFRGTMQNFFMRWWKNPVLAIVVTSIVFSFIHASYYLFISRFILGCALGMLFYYSKNIWVNTFAHFMNNLMALSQLFYLNRTKGGKVDVNNMDTPMPLWSLLIASVILVALFILFKNISKHNREKIELAETETSADNAVIE, encoded by the coding sequence ATGCAATACAAGAGCATAAAAGGTTATACCGGAGCCGCTCAATTAGGTATTTTATTGGCTTTTGTGGGGGCTGGTTTGCTGTTGGCGGGGGCTGTTCAAACGTATTTTGGGTATAGAGCTATAGGCACTAGTTCAGTGCCGTTTTCGCAGTTGGGGGATGCCATGTTAAAGGCGCTCATGAAACCTGAAAATGCAGTTTATATGCAGTTGTCACAAATATTTGGCACTTTTTTTCTGATGTTTGTTCCGTCAGCAGGCTTTATCTTATTATGTCATAAAAAAATATCCTGGGCCGGTTTTACCAAGCATTTTAATTTATTTCAGATAGTACTGGCTTTCATAATCATTTTGTGCACCACCTTGTTTGCCAATCCGTTTGCTGATATGAGCAAAGCTGTGTTTGCCCATTTTCCTCATTGGGATATGCTGGCTAAAAATGCAGAAAAAATGTATAATGATGCCGTTGCGTCAATGAGCGGATTAAATACCTGGCCGCAATTTTTTGTAGGGATGTTTATTGTGGCATTTTTACCAGCCTTGTTCGAGGAATTATTTTTCAGAGGGACCATGCAGAATTTTTTTATGCGTTGGTGGAAAAATCCAGTGCTGGCGATTGTAGTGACCTCTATTGTATTTAGTTTTATTCACGCCTCCTATTATTTATTCATCAGTCGTTTTATATTGGGCTGTGCACTTGGAATGCTTTTCTATTACAGTAAAAATATATGGGTGAATACATTTGCTCATTTTATGAACAACCTGATGGCACTGTCGCAATTATTTTATCTGAATAGAACAAAAGGAGGTAAAGTAGACGTAAACAATATGGATACACCAATGCCGCTATGGAGTTTGTTGATCGCCTCAGTGATATTAGTGGCTTTATTTATTCTTTTTAAAAATATAAGTAAACACAATCGTGAAAAGATCGAATTAGCAGAAACTGAAACAAGCGCAGATAACGCAGTTATAGAGTAA
- a CDS encoding phosphatidate cytidylyltransferase: MALNIDTLKTRSLTAVVFVAVMLAGLLWNFWSFLVLFSIIHIGCWYEFIKLHELITNKKNSIYLYLGIVYISLPIILMMLLGMQWKSTVSTEASQSNYTYLFPCAIIFSIWINDTMAYIVGSLIGKTPFSKISPKKTWEGTIGGVLLCVVVIALLGFYIPVAKIISVQHWIAIAAICAIFGTAGDLLESKLKRMANVKDSGSIMPGHGGFLDRFDSMLVATPFVWLYVQLFI; encoded by the coding sequence ATGGCATTAAATATCGACACCCTAAAAACAAGATCACTGACCGCAGTAGTATTTGTAGCTGTAATGCTGGCAGGCCTACTATGGAATTTCTGGAGTTTTTTAGTTTTATTCAGCATCATTCATATCGGGTGCTGGTATGAATTTATAAAATTGCACGAATTAATCACAAATAAAAAAAATAGCATATATCTGTATTTAGGCATAGTTTATATTTCATTACCTATCATTTTGATGATGTTGTTGGGAATGCAATGGAAATCAACCGTTAGCACAGAAGCTTCGCAATCAAATTATACTTATCTATTTCCTTGTGCTATTATATTTTCTATCTGGATCAATGATACCATGGCATATATTGTAGGTTCATTGATCGGGAAAACACCATTTTCAAAAATATCACCTAAAAAAACGTGGGAAGGAACAATTGGTGGAGTGCTCTTATGTGTTGTAGTGATAGCCTTACTCGGTTTTTATATTCCTGTTGCTAAAATTATCTCTGTGCAACATTGGATCGCTATAGCAGCTATTTGTGCTATTTTTGGTACTGCCGGCGATTTGCTTGAAAGTAAATTAAAACGCATGGCTAATGTGAAAGACAGTGGCAGCATTATGCCGGGACACGGCGGTTTTTTAGATAGATTCGATTCGATGTTAGTAGCTACACCATTTGTTTGGCTATATGTGCAATTATTCATTTAG
- a CDS encoding phosphatidylserine decarboxylase family protein codes for MTIHREGYKSIAIGTLIFGAINLIYFYFFSASCQWLGWVIFFATLFLLLFLVSFFRIPNRALTIKDGVVVAPADGKVVVIEEAFDEEYFKTKRLQVSIFMSPANVHVNRNPISGDVIYNQYHKGKYLVAWHPKSSTENERHSVVIKKDNTEVLVKQIAGALAKRIVNYLQVGQKVSQTEEMGFIKFGSRVDMLLPVGTKVNVELNQVVQGGVTIIATL; via the coding sequence ATGACGATTCACAGAGAAGGATATAAAAGTATTGCCATCGGCACGTTGATTTTTGGTGCTATCAATCTTATTTATTTTTATTTTTTTAGTGCAAGCTGCCAATGGTTAGGTTGGGTGATATTTTTCGCTACACTTTTCCTGCTGCTGTTTCTTGTTTCATTCTTTAGAATCCCGAATCGAGCATTGACCATTAAAGATGGTGTTGTGGTAGCACCTGCAGATGGCAAAGTGGTTGTAATAGAGGAAGCTTTTGATGAGGAATATTTTAAGACAAAACGATTGCAGGTATCTATTTTTATGAGTCCTGCAAATGTGCATGTAAACAGGAACCCTATTAGTGGAGATGTGATCTATAATCAATATCATAAAGGAAAATATTTGGTGGCATGGCATCCAAAATCATCTACAGAAAACGAAAGACACTCTGTGGTGATCAAAAAAGATAATACAGAGGTATTAGTAAAACAGATAGCAGGAGCTTTGGCGAAAAGAATTGTAAACTATTTGCAGGTAGGTCAAAAAGTGAGTCAAACAGAAGAAATGGGCTTTATTAAATTTGGCAGCAGGGTAGATATGCTATTACCGGTTGGGACAAAAGTGAATGTAGAGCTGAATCAAGTGGTACAAGGAGGGGTGACCATTATCGCTACTTTATAG
- a CDS encoding YjjG family noncanonical pyrimidine nucleotidase: MNKYKHLFFDLDHTLWDFNTNAKESLIEVYTFFELDKKGITEFDSFHQHYLYHNEILWSRYHNGLITAEELKWKRMWRTLLEFKIGDETLSRDLSEKFLELLPAKKNLFPHTKEVLDYLSAKKYNLHLITNGFEKTQWSKLNNSGLENYFTHVITSEASNSLKPKKEIFEYAMNKAGAALHESIMLGDNLEADIQGGMNAGMDTVFVNHINAVTDLQPTYTITNLKELENIF, encoded by the coding sequence ATGAATAAATACAAACATCTTTTTTTTGATCTCGATCATACCTTATGGGATTTTAATACTAATGCGAAGGAATCCCTGATCGAAGTATATACTTTTTTTGAGTTGGATAAAAAGGGGATCACCGAATTTGACAGCTTTCATCAGCATTACCTGTATCACAATGAGATCTTATGGAGCCGTTATCACAATGGACTCATTACAGCAGAAGAACTTAAATGGAAACGTATGTGGCGTACTTTACTGGAATTTAAGATCGGAGACGAAACGTTGTCGAGAGACCTGTCTGAAAAATTTTTAGAATTATTGCCGGCTAAAAAAAATCTATTCCCACATACGAAGGAGGTGTTGGATTATTTATCTGCGAAAAAATACAACCTTCATTTAATTACCAATGGCTTTGAAAAAACACAGTGGAGTAAATTAAATAACAGTGGATTAGAAAATTATTTTACACATGTGATCACCTCTGAGGCTAGTAATAGCCTGAAGCCTAAGAAAGAAATATTTGAGTACGCAATGAACAAAGCCGGAGCTGCTCTACACGAAAGTATTATGCTGGGAGACAACCTGGAAGCAGATATCCAGGGAGGAATGAATGCCGGGATGGATACTGTTTTTGTTAATCATATCAACGCAGTAACAGACCTGCAGCCAACGTATACAATTACTAACTTAAAAGAACTGGAAAATATTTTTTAA
- a CDS encoding SDR family oxidoreductase, giving the protein MNIIVTGASKGMGKAIAIAFAKEGANLFLCARNETILQQTAAEISTLYPSILVKIKSIDLSKKEGAQALGEWVNGFRVPIDILVNNAGQFLPGSIYNEPEGLLEKMIETNLYSAYHLTRKIVPQMIKNNSGHIFNICSIASLNAYPNGGGYGVSKFAMMGFSKNLREELKPYNIKVTAVYPGAVLTDSWGDFDNSSNRIMEAEDIATMIVAASKLSPQAVVEDIVLRPQLGDL; this is encoded by the coding sequence ATGAATATAATTGTAACAGGAGCATCGAAAGGTATGGGAAAGGCTATTGCTATTGCATTTGCTAAAGAAGGAGCTAATCTTTTTTTATGTGCCAGAAATGAGACAATCTTACAACAAACAGCCGCGGAGATCTCGACTCTGTATCCGTCAATTTTGGTTAAAATAAAATCGATCGATCTGTCAAAAAAAGAGGGAGCCCAGGCATTAGGAGAATGGGTGAATGGATTCAGGGTGCCTATCGATATCTTAGTGAATAATGCAGGACAGTTTTTACCCGGAAGTATTTATAATGAGCCTGAAGGGTTATTGGAAAAAATGATTGAAACAAATTTGTATAGTGCCTATCATCTTACGAGGAAAATTGTGCCACAGATGATCAAAAATAACAGTGGCCATATTTTCAATATTTGCTCTATCGCTTCTTTAAATGCTTATCCTAATGGCGGAGGTTATGGTGTCAGCAAATTTGCAATGATGGGCTTTAGTAAAAATTTGCGGGAAGAGTTGAAACCGTATAATATTAAAGTGACTGCTGTTTATCCGGGAGCTGTATTGACAGATTCGTGGGGAGATTTTGATAATTCTTCTAATCGAATCATGGAAGCAGAGGATATAGCAACAATGATCGTAGCGGCGTCAAAACTTTCTCCGCAGGCTGTTGTAGAAGATATTGTGTTGAGGCCACAGTTAGGTGACCTGTAA
- a CDS encoding response regulator transcription factor, producing MSQDKISILLVEDEENLQEALKLNLELENYEVTGVYDGVEALKAIQQEHFDLMILDVMLPELDGISVCESVRLQNNDIPILILSAKNSSADRVLGLKKGADDYLTKPFNLEELLLRVNKLVQKSQRIATRQPLDLQYQFGKNLIDFKAQECVTKDGERISLTKKEMMLLKLLIENKNEVVTREKILQSVWGYNVYPTTRTIDNFILNFRKYFEEDSRNPTFFHSVRGTGYKYTEV from the coding sequence ATGTCTCAAGATAAAATTTCCATATTACTCGTAGAAGATGAAGAAAACCTGCAAGAGGCGCTGAAGCTAAATCTTGAGTTAGAGAACTATGAAGTAACAGGCGTATATGATGGCGTAGAAGCACTTAAAGCAATACAACAAGAGCATTTTGACCTGATGATACTAGATGTGATGCTGCCAGAATTAGACGGTATTTCGGTTTGTGAAAGCGTACGTTTACAAAACAATGACATTCCTATCCTGATACTTAGTGCAAAAAACAGTAGTGCTGACAGAGTGCTTGGTTTAAAAAAAGGTGCGGACGATTACCTTACCAAGCCGTTTAACCTGGAAGAATTGTTATTGAGGGTAAACAAACTGGTACAAAAAAGTCAGCGGATAGCTACCAGGCAGCCATTAGATCTGCAATATCAATTCGGTAAAAACCTCATAGATTTTAAAGCACAGGAATGTGTTACTAAAGATGGCGAAAGAATTTCTCTTACAAAAAAAGAGATGATGCTACTGAAATTGTTGATCGAAAATAAAAATGAAGTGGTGACGAGAGAGAAGATATTGCAATCCGTTTGGGGATATAATGTATACCCAACTACCAGAACAATTGATAACTTTATATTGAACTTCAGAAAATATTTTGAAGAAGATAGCCGCAATCCTACATTCTTTCATTCTGTAAGAGGAACCGGCTACAAGTACACCGAAGTGTGA
- a CDS encoding sensor histidine kinase, translating to MPFSFYKSKRLRFIFIVYWFLLVYIIAALVWWFIALNNQNHQMAAYKISEINKDDPRYTDLTDTIKDIEKRKTAQYIGEGSIFLLLILGGAFYIFRSVRKQFKSAVQQQNFMMAITHELKTPIAVTKLNLETLQKRKLGDAQQQRLIQNTIQEANRLNALCNNMLLASQIEAGGYSITKEEINFSELVVDCITDFSIRFPQRSLQQAVDADLFVEGDRLLLQMAINNLIDNALKYSSKESTVTVALTSTPTTISLSVKDEGRGIAGNEKKKIFDKYYRIGNTATKGAKGTGLGLFLTKKIAQQHNATISVADNNPAGSIFVINFTNAS from the coding sequence ATGCCATTTTCTTTTTATAAATCTAAACGTCTTCGTTTTATCTTCATTGTATACTGGTTCTTATTGGTATACATCATTGCCGCATTGGTATGGTGGTTTATTGCCTTAAACAATCAAAACCATCAAATGGCAGCATATAAGATATCTGAGATCAATAAAGATGATCCTCGATATACTGACCTGACAGATACTATAAAAGATATAGAAAAAAGAAAGACTGCTCAATATATCGGCGAAGGCAGTATTTTTCTCTTACTTATTTTAGGCGGTGCTTTTTATATTTTCAGATCAGTACGCAAACAATTTAAATCTGCCGTACAACAGCAAAATTTCATGATGGCCATAACACATGAATTAAAAACCCCTATAGCTGTTACTAAATTAAACTTAGAAACACTTCAAAAAAGAAAGCTGGGAGATGCCCAACAACAACGATTGATACAAAACACCATCCAGGAAGCTAACCGACTGAATGCGCTATGTAACAATATGCTGCTGGCCTCTCAGATCGAAGCAGGCGGTTACAGCATTACCAAGGAAGAAATAAATTTCAGCGAACTGGTAGTTGATTGCATAACCGACTTTTCTATCCGCTTTCCTCAAAGAAGTTTGCAACAGGCTGTTGATGCCGATCTGTTTGTAGAAGGCGATAGATTGCTTTTACAAATGGCTATCAACAACCTGATAGATAATGCACTTAAATATTCCTCAAAGGAATCTACCGTAACAGTTGCATTAACATCAACCCCAACAACTATCTCATTATCGGTAAAAGATGAAGGAAGAGGGATTGCCGGCAATGAAAAGAAGAAAATATTTGACAAGTATTACCGAATAGGTAATACAGCCACCAAAGGAGCGAAAGGAACCGGATTAGGGCTGTTTCTCACAAAAAAAATAGCACAGCAGCATAATGCTACTATTTCTGTTGCAGACAATAACCCGGCAGGTAGTATTTTTGTAATCAATTTCACTAACGCATCATAA
- a CDS encoding gliding motility lipoprotein GldH, with protein sequence MIVKSRSLFFSVVCFLLATPSCTKLDVFEKNVAIPKNEWNYNFKPSFNFNITDTGSEYNLYVVIRHRDAYRYNNIWLNIGTQSSKDTMRFQRFDLLLGTDAKGWDGTGMDDIWELRKSITNGPFKFNKPGNYIFSIQQIMRENPLLNILSIGIRVEKVK encoded by the coding sequence ATGATAGTAAAGTCCCGATCATTATTTTTTTCAGTAGTTTGTTTTTTATTGGCAACTCCATCCTGCACTAAACTGGATGTTTTTGAGAAAAATGTGGCTATTCCGAAAAATGAATGGAACTACAATTTCAAACCTTCATTTAATTTCAATATTACCGACACTGGCTCTGAATATAATTTATATGTCGTAATTCGCCATAGGGACGCTTACAGGTACAATAATATCTGGTTGAACATAGGCACACAGTCATCTAAAGATACCATGAGGTTTCAACGCTTTGATCTCTTGCTTGGCACAGATGCAAAAGGTTGGGATGGCACAGGCATGGATGATATCTGGGAATTAAGAAAATCCATCACCAACGGACCTTTTAAATTTAATAAACCCGGAAATTATATATTTTCTATACAACAGATCATGAGAGAAAACCCGCTGCTCAATATTTTAAGCATTGGTATCAGGGTAGAAAAAGTAAAATAG
- a CDS encoding YicC/YloC family endoribonuclease, producing MLKSMTGFGRAEQTVNDKTFLVEVKSLNGKQFEMQLRLPPLLRPYEFDIRNILQEQLVRGTVECIVTIKQNGTSKPVNINTDLIKAYYHQIEQLSAELKIDTNSVLSALLRLPEVVTPTNDILNDNDFKEFKNVLLAALTELDEHRLAEGASLEKDLLKRINNINEQEESIIKFEPNRIKRIREEIATLLEAHVGKENYDNNRLEQELIYYIEKIDIHEEQVRLKQHCDYFRQLLNNNEVSKGKKLSFIIQEMGREINTTGSKAYDADIQKCVVTMKDELEKAKEQILNVL from the coding sequence ATGTTAAAATCAATGACGGGCTTTGGAAGAGCCGAGCAAACAGTAAATGATAAAACCTTTCTGGTAGAGGTAAAATCTCTGAACGGAAAACAATTTGAAATGCAGCTAAGGTTGCCGCCTCTACTTCGTCCCTATGAATTTGATATCAGAAATATTTTACAGGAACAGTTGGTTAGAGGAACAGTTGAATGTATCGTTACCATAAAACAAAACGGAACATCTAAACCCGTAAACATCAATACAGATCTTATCAAAGCATATTACCATCAGATTGAACAATTATCTGCTGAATTAAAGATCGATACCAATTCGGTATTAAGTGCTCTGCTCAGACTTCCTGAAGTAGTGACCCCCACCAATGACATTTTAAATGACAATGATTTTAAAGAATTTAAAAACGTATTGCTGGCTGCACTAACTGAACTGGATGAGCACAGGCTTGCGGAAGGAGCCAGTTTGGAGAAAGATCTGCTAAAACGCATCAATAATATCAATGAGCAGGAGGAGTCTATCATTAAGTTTGAACCCAATCGTATAAAAAGAATTCGTGAAGAAATTGCAACGCTTTTAGAAGCACATGTAGGCAAAGAAAATTATGATAACAATCGCCTGGAACAGGAACTGATCTACTATATCGAAAAAATTGATATACATGAAGAGCAGGTGCGTCTTAAACAACATTGCGACTATTTCAGGCAGTTGTTAAATAACAACGAAGTATCTAAAGGCAAAAAATTATCTTTTATCATTCAGGAAATGGGAAGAGAAATAAATACTACCGGCAGCAAAGCTTATGATGCAGATATACAAAAATGCGTTGTAACCATGAAAGATGAGTTGGAGAAAGCTAAAGAACAGATACTAAATGTTTTGTAA
- a CDS encoding pseudouridine synthase — protein MQHRYFIVYKPFNVLCQFSAQEGKQTLKDHFKVPKDVYPVGRLDYDSEGLLIFTNDKELNNRLLNPAYKHKREYWVQVDGAITNEAIANLQNGVVITIDGKWYSTKKCTAAICANEPAVPERTPPIRFRKNIPTSWIKINLTEGKNRQVRKMTAAVGFPTLRLIRHSIEKCTVKGLMPGEMKEISKNELFKMLFDLPD, from the coding sequence ATGCAGCATAGATATTTTATCGTTTATAAACCTTTCAATGTATTATGCCAGTTCAGTGCTCAGGAAGGAAAGCAAACTTTAAAGGATCATTTTAAAGTACCGAAAGATGTTTATCCTGTTGGAAGATTAGATTATGATAGCGAAGGATTATTGATTTTTACCAACGATAAAGAATTAAACAATCGATTATTAAACCCTGCGTATAAGCATAAACGGGAGTATTGGGTACAGGTAGATGGCGCTATTACAAATGAAGCGATCGCTAACTTACAAAACGGTGTCGTTATTACCATCGATGGCAAATGGTATTCAACAAAAAAATGCACCGCTGCGATATGTGCAAATGAACCGGCTGTACCAGAAAGAACCCCTCCCATCAGATTCAGAAAAAACATACCTACCAGCTGGATAAAAATAAACCTAACAGAAGGCAAAAACAGGCAGGTGCGTAAAATGACAGCGGCAGTTGGATTTCCTACCTTAAGGCTGATCCGGCACAGTATAGAAAAATGTACCGTTAAGGGCCTCATGCCCGGAGAAATGAAGGAAATCTCCAAAAACGAATTATTCAAAATGCTTTTTGACTTACCCGATTAG
- a CDS encoding UDP-3-O-(3-hydroxymyristoyl)glucosamine N-acyltransferase: MQFPSPVSVKWIAEFIGATTVGNENLSATGINEIHKVEPGDLVFVDHPKYYNKCINSDATFIIINKKVDCPDNKVLLVVENPFDAYCKIVTHFRPFLPAKKMISDTSKIGEGTFVYPNTFIGHHVTIGKNCIIYPNVTIMDFCIIGDNVVIQSGSVIGSNSFYYNTKKDRDIWYKKMPDCGRVILGDFVEIGAGCTIDRGVSHDTVIGAGTKIDNLIHIGHDTVVGKNCLFAAQVGIAGATTVGNGVTLWGQVGVSKTLTIGDNAVVYAQSGVPASIEGNAVYFGSPVENAKDKMKELVWIKRIPQLWEKVMGK; encoded by the coding sequence ATGCAATTTCCCTCTCCTGTTTCTGTAAAATGGATAGCTGAATTTATCGGTGCAACAACTGTTGGCAATGAAAATTTATCAGCTACCGGAATCAATGAAATACATAAAGTGGAACCTGGTGATTTAGTTTTTGTCGATCATCCGAAATATTATAACAAGTGTATTAACAGCGACGCAACATTTATCATTATCAATAAAAAAGTGGATTGTCCTGATAATAAAGTTTTGTTAGTAGTAGAAAATCCATTTGACGCTTATTGTAAAATCGTAACTCATTTTCGTCCGTTTTTGCCTGCGAAAAAAATGATAAGTGATACATCAAAAATTGGTGAGGGGACTTTTGTATATCCAAATACTTTTATTGGCCATCATGTAACGATCGGAAAAAATTGTATCATTTATCCTAATGTAACCATCATGGATTTTTGTATTATCGGTGATAATGTAGTGATACAATCAGGTAGTGTTATCGGCAGCAATTCTTTCTATTACAATACTAAAAAAGACAGAGATATCTGGTACAAAAAAATGCCCGATTGTGGTCGGGTAATTTTGGGTGATTTTGTAGAGATCGGAGCCGGATGTACAATCGACAGAGGGGTTAGTCATGATACGGTAATAGGAGCCGGAACAAAGATCGATAACCTTATTCATATAGGGCATGATACCGTAGTTGGTAAGAATTGCCTGTTTGCGGCTCAGGTGGGTATTGCAGGTGCTACCACAGTAGGCAATGGGGTTACTTTATGGGGGCAGGTTGGGGTGAGTAAAACACTTACTATTGGGGATAATGCCGTTGTGTATGCCCAAAGTGGGGTTCCGGCCTCAATAGAAGGTAATGCTGTTTATTTTGGTAGCCCTGTTGAAAATGCAAAAGATAAAATGAAAGAATTGGTTTGGATAAAACGTATCCCTCAGCTTTGGGAAAAAGTAATGGGGAAATGA
- a CDS encoding carboxypeptidase-like regulatory domain-containing protein yields MKKIVSLFSLLLILAEGFSQSTYFTISGKITDAVTKAPLQAASVFAQNTTFGTATDAEGNFTLYLPNGGYDLVVTYTGYETETKRISTTDADNKNIFLELKQKEKSMEVVAIVSSNEVKDGWEKYGYFFKDNFIGSTPFSQNCVLLNQDSLKFYFSKRKNRLKVLANTPLEIQNNALGYKIKYTLDSFTYEYATQTATYSGYPLFEEMQPTDIAQQELWKQNRLNAYNGSILHFMRSVYSKNLKKEGFEIQFVTKNNDIENAITLKDFYGAINYSKDDSTQTVDFSPNQPDMAVLYKKEEPAAEYIAQNDDSPKKFQLSILSINPSHSIVIEQNGYYYDQDNITINGYWTWEKVADMLPYDYKP; encoded by the coding sequence ATGAAAAAAATAGTTTCTCTTTTCTCCCTTTTATTAATTCTTGCTGAAGGATTCTCTCAATCAACATATTTTACTATCAGTGGCAAAATTACTGATGCAGTAACTAAGGCCCCATTGCAGGCGGCATCTGTATTTGCACAAAACACCACATTTGGCACTGCTACAGATGCAGAAGGAAATTTCACCTTATACTTACCTAATGGCGGATACGACCTTGTTGTTACTTATACCGGTTATGAAACAGAAACAAAAAGGATATCTACAACAGATGCGGATAATAAAAATATTTTTCTTGAACTGAAACAAAAAGAAAAATCGATGGAAGTGGTAGCCATTGTTTCGAGCAACGAGGTTAAAGATGGATGGGAAAAGTATGGTTACTTTTTTAAAGACAATTTTATCGGCAGCACTCCATTTAGTCAAAACTGTGTTTTGCTGAATCAGGACAGCTTGAAATTTTATTTCAGTAAAAGAAAGAACAGGTTAAAAGTATTAGCTAATACCCCTTTAGAAATTCAAAACAATGCATTAGGCTACAAAATAAAATACACCCTCGATTCTTTTACATATGAGTACGCCACTCAAACGGCTACTTACTCCGGATACCCTTTGTTTGAAGAAATGCAACCTACGGATATTGCTCAGCAGGAATTATGGAAACAAAACCGACTGAATGCATACAATGGCTCTATTCTTCATTTTATGAGAAGTGTTTATAGTAAGAATTTAAAAAAGGAAGGATTTGAGATACAGTTTGTAACCAAAAATAATGACATCGAAAATGCGATAACGCTTAAGGATTTTTATGGTGCTATTAATTACAGCAAAGATGACAGCACTCAAACTGTAGATTTCTCACCAAACCAACCTGATATGGCGGTGTTGTATAAAAAGGAGGAGCCGGCTGCTGAGTATATTGCTCAAAATGACGATTCCCCGAAGAAATTTCAATTGTCTATCTTATCAATCAATCCGTCTCATTCAATTGTAATAGAACAAAACGGATATTATTATGACCAGGATAACATTACTATCAATGGCTACTGGACCTGGGAGAAGGTGGCGGACATGTTACCGTACGATTATAAACCCTGA
- a CDS encoding NAD-dependent epimerase/dehydratase family protein: protein MVFVTGGSGLVGRELIAQLLEQGKKVFAIYNKTPLPDFQSANLHQIKCSILDIAELENILQTNKDIEQIYHCAAIVTFNPRLKRELFKVNIEGTANIVNAAINSGIKKIVHVSSVASLGRMREDVAIDETMNWTEETNNSHYGQSKYLGEMEVWRGIGEGLDAVIVNPTIILGAGDWNAGSPHLFKSIYNEFPWYSDGTTGFVDVRDVAAAMIQLMDSDISGQRFIINAENKSFKELFDLIAKTFGKKTPYKKVTPFLAKVVWRLEAIKSIFTGKTPLITKETSVAAMAKVNFDNSKLKKQLPGFTYRKIEDTIAHTCAAFINGLSKK from the coding sequence ATGGTTTTTGTAACCGGAGGATCGGGATTAGTAGGCAGGGAACTGATTGCACAATTATTAGAGCAAGGCAAAAAAGTATTTGCCATATACAATAAGACACCATTACCTGATTTTCAGTCCGCCAATCTTCACCAGATCAAATGCAGCATTTTGGATATTGCAGAACTGGAAAATATTTTGCAAACCAATAAAGATATTGAACAGATATATCATTGTGCTGCCATTGTAACATTTAACCCCAGGTTAAAAAGAGAGCTGTTTAAAGTTAATATAGAAGGCACTGCCAACATTGTAAACGCAGCTATTAATTCAGGTATAAAAAAGATTGTCCATGTCAGCAGTGTAGCTTCATTGGGAAGAATGAGAGAAGATGTAGCGATTGATGAAACAATGAATTGGACAGAAGAGACCAACAATAGTCATTACGGACAAAGTAAATACCTCGGCGAAATGGAAGTCTGGCGGGGCATAGGAGAAGGTCTCGATGCAGTTATAGTAAACCCCACCATCATCTTAGGTGCAGGAGATTGGAATGCAGGAAGCCCTCATCTGTTCAAAAGTATTTACAACGAATTTCCATGGTACAGCGATGGTACAACAGGATTCGTAGATGTAAGAGATGTGGCAGCAGCCATGATACAATTAATGGACAGCGATATTAGCGGACAAAGATTTATTATTAATGCCGAAAATAAAAGCTTCAAAGAATTGTTCGATCTTATTGCAAAAACATTTGGAAAAAAAACACCTTATAAAAAAGTAACCCCCTTTTTAGCAAAAGTTGTTTGGCGTTTGGAAGCCATCAAAAGTATATTTACAGGCAAAACTCCATTAATAACTAAAGAAACCTCAGTTGCCGCAATGGCAAAGGTGAATTTTGATAATAGTAAATTAAAAAAACAATTACCTGGTTTTACTTACAGGAAAATTGAAGACACTATCGCACATACCTGTGCCGCTTTTATCAACGGACTTTCAAAAAAATAG